The region CCTTTGCCTTGTCGTGACCGTAGGGAACGAGATGCTCGACCGAGATGCCGAGCTTCGCCCCGATTTCGAAGATCGGCTTCTTGGCCGCAGCACGCGCGATTTCGATATCGGTTTTGATCGATGGCATGGATGTTCCCCGTCCCGGCCTTCCGCAGGCGCGGAGGCGTTTGCTCTCTCTTCATCGGGATAGCGAAATATCGACGAGGTGTGAATAGCGCTGCGCCTTGCGGTCGCCACGCCCGACGTTTAAGTGGCGATCAACGATCGCGGTTTCTGAAAGTGAAGATATGAAAGCACTGGAACTCATCATCGAGCGCATTATCCTGTCGAGCCGCTGGATCCTCGTCGCCTTCTATATCGGCCTGGTCGCAGCGCTCGCCGTCTATGCGGTTTCCTTCGGCTACAAGCTGCTGAAGATCGCCGCCGGCGTCTTCGCCCTCGACGAGGCGGAGATGATCCTTGCCATGCTCAGCCTGATCGATGCGGCCCTCGTCGCGAGCCTGATCGTCATGGTGATGATCTCGGGTTATGAAAATTTCGTCAGCCGCTTCGATGAAGCCAGTGAAGCCGACAACGAAGTCTCCTTCCTCGGCAAGCTCGATTCAGGCAGCCTGAAAATCAAGGTCGCCTCCT is a window of Rhizobium sp. N324 DNA encoding:
- a CDS encoding TIGR00645 family protein, giving the protein MKALELIIERIILSSRWILVAFYIGLVAALAVYAVSFGYKLLKIAAGVFALDEAEMILAMLSLIDAALVASLIVMVMISGYENFVSRFDEASEADNEVSFLGKLDSGSLKIKVASSIVAISSIHLLQVFLNADKYADGKIMWLTFMHLAFVASAVMLGFLEKLMSATSKNDLKDKS